The segment GGCACGGTCAGCTGCGGCCGAAGCCACCGCTCACGCTTATGGCCTGCCCGGTTACCCAGGAGGCCTGCTCGGAGGCAAGAAAGGTTATCATCGCGGCTATGTCCTGCGGCCGTCCCAGGCGGCCCAGCGGGTAGAAGCCCGCCGCTCGCGCGCGGGACTGCTCGTCGAGGTAGGCGATCATGGGTGTGTCGGTCACCCCGGGGCACACCGCGTTGACGTTTATGTTGTAGCGTCCGAGTTCGAGCGCCAGCCCGCGCACCAACGATATGACAGCGCCCTTGGTGCTGCCGTAAACAGCCATGCGTTTCTCGTTGCCCTTGCCTGCCTCGGACGCCAGCGCGACGATGTTGCCCGACTGTTGCTCGACCATAATCTCCGAAGCCGCCCGGCAGCAGTTCATCGTGCCCAGCAGGTTGATGTCGATCAGTGCTTTCCAGTCTTCCGGGGTTTCGTCCTTGAAGAAGTCTATGCCACCGCCAATCCCGGCCGAGGTGACGAGTACGTCGAGCTGTCCCCAGGTTGATGCTGCGTCGGCGGCCGCGGCCTTGCAGGCGTCGAAGTCGCGAACGTCGAGTACAACGCCGAGTGTTTCGTGTGCCGAGGTTTCTTCGAGGGCCGTCGCCAGGGCCTGCTCGTTGACGTCGGCCAGCAGTACGCGGGCGCCCTCATCGAGCATGTAGTCGACCGTGCAGCGCCCCAGCCCCGAGGCTGCGCCGGTTATCAATACGACCTTGTCACGTAGTCCCAGTTCCATGGCGGTTCTCCCGCGCCGAAACTAGGCCCGCACTCGCGTGCTTTCAAGCACCGGGCTTTCAGCCCGAGGCGACAGGGGAGCCGTTTAGAAAGGGCAGTTGAGCGTGACGGGCAATCCGACCGCGACCTGGAGTACCATCAGCGCGTCGGTCGAGGCCACGGCGCCACTGGAATCCGTGTCACATACCTCGAGCTCGCAGCTTTCGAGGCCCACCGAGGACCTGAGTATATACGAAGAGTCGAGTGCTGTAACCGTGCCGGAGTCGTTGGGGTCGCCGCAGGCCACGCGTTGGCAGCTGTGGTCGCAAAGCTCGCCCGAGTCCCACTCGGTGTCGCCGTCATCGCACTGCTCGAGTGCGTCCAGCGTCCCGTTGCCGCAGGTGATGCTCAGGCGCGGGCATTCAATCTCCACGTCCAGTCCCACGGCCGCTTGCAGAAGCAGCAGCGAATCGGTCGCCGATACCCGGCCGTTGCTGTCCACGTCGCAGACTTCGAGCGCGCAGGAATCCAGTCCAACAGCTACCCTGAGGGTGAACAGGGCGTCGATGACGCTCACCGCTCCACGCGAATCGTCCGGGTCACCGCAGAGTACGGCAGCGCAGTTGTTGCGGCAGGACTCGCCGATCTCGTGGGCGCGGTCTCCGTCGTCGCAACGCTCGCCTATCTCGATGAGCCCGTTACCACAGGGAGAGGTGTCGGGGTGTATGAGGTCGATGACCTGGAAAACCGGGTCGTGGTGAGTATCAAACAGGCAGTCTACCAGCGCGGCCAGCGAGAAGACCGGAGCCTGCGGGTTTACGCACTCGTTGGGAAAACCAAGCTCGGACAGGTCGATGGCCCGGCAGTTTCCCGGCAGCTGGCGAAGCAACTTGTTGTGCGCCACGCGCAGGTTCTCGTCGGTGCCTGGGTGACCGGTCGCCGTGGCATCGAGTTCTTCCTCGGCCCTGCACTCGGTGCTGGCCGGCACTTTGCCGCGCTCCTGCTTCGAAAGGCAGCGTTCGCGTGAGCGAAACTCGTTGGTGACCATGTCGGCCGCTTTGTGAGCGAGCAGGTCCTGGCACTCCCTCTGTCCCCTGCTGAGCTCGAGCTCGAGAACGGGGTACTCAACGCGCAGCATGTTGGCTATGTACTGGTCCACGGCAACGATGATGCACTGCTGGTGGTCGAGCGCCGTGTAGGCAAGGCTGTCGAAGCCGGTGCAGAAGCCGGGCCAGCCCAGCGCCAGCAAGCTCATGCCGGTGCAGCTGCGGTCGATTCGTTTGCCGAAAAGCTTGCGGGCCCTGACCAGGCGGTTATCGGTTGATTCGTTGCCGGTGGGCTCATCGGCTACCGCCAGGCAGTCGGTCTCGGCCGGAAGCTGGCCCCGCACCACGTCGCGCCTGCAGGCCTGGCGGGCGTTGAGCGTGGAAACCATGTATTCGGTGGTGGCAAAACCGGCCTTGTTGCGGCACAGGGTTAGCTCATCACTGAGCTGGGCGTGGGCCATTGCAGCCGGCAGCAGCAGTGCGGCCGCTGCCAGCAGAGAAAAAGTTGCGGCTTTGCAAAAAGCTGGCCTGTGAAAAAACGACCTGTAATTTATGACTGAACGCATAGTTGTGTACCCCGAAAGGGGGGCTGCTCCTGCCAGCGACGTTAGCCCTGATTTCAGACAAGCGTCAAGGCGCCAATAGCCGTTGTTCTCGGCACGTATGCCGGAGTCGCCGCGCAGACAGCACTGGCTTGACTCCGCAGGCCGTGACGGCGAATCACTGACCATGCCCTTGGAGGTCTTCAATGGCAGTTGCCGGGGCGTTTGCGTTTCTCCGGCTACCCCCCGAAAGGGGGAGAGGGCGATAAAATGACGACAAATGACGTACGCGAGAAGCTGGCCGGGATAAAATATCCGGGGTTTACGCGCGATATAGTGTCCTTCGGCGTGGTCAAGGAGATAGATCTCGACGACCGGCGGCTGCAGGTTCGACTGTCTATAGTTACCCGCGACGAAGAGGTCGCCGGGCGCATAGTTGCCGACGTTGAGCGGGTGCTCGAAGGGATCGAAGGATTGCCTGTTCTCGATCTCGTGGTGGAGCGGGGGCAACAGGACGGTGCCGCTGCCCAGGGCCACGAGCACGGTGGCGAGCAGGGGCACTCCCACGGGCATTCTCATGGCGCTGGCGCCGCCGAAGCTCACGGCCCGGAAGGCATACCCGGGGTTGCCCACGTACTGGCGGTCGCGAGTGGAAAAGGCGGGGTGGGCAAGTCGACGGTGGCGGCCAACCTTGCCCTGGCCCTTGCGGCGCGTGGCGAGCGAGTAGGCCTGCTGGACGCCGATATTTATGGGCCCAGCCAGCACCTGGTCATGGGCGTTAGTGACGAAGACCGCACCGGTCGTGATGAGCAGGGGCATTTTGTGCCGGTAGAACGCCACGGAGTGAAGCTGGTTTCGATGGGCTTGTTCGTGGGCGAGGGCGACGCCCTGGCCTGGCGCGGCCCGATGCTGACGCGGGCGCTCAAGCAGTTCATAGAAGAATCGGCCTGGGGAGAGCTGGACTACCTGGTGCTCGACCTGCCGCCGGGCACCGGCGACGTGCAGCTGACGCTTACCCGTGGAATCAAACTCGACGGTGGCGTGGTTGTCACCACGCCGCAGGACGTGGCCCTTGCCGACGTCGTCAGGGGAGTGAAGATG is part of the Candidatus Binatota bacterium genome and harbors:
- a CDS encoding SDR family oxidoreductase; amino-acid sequence: MELGLRDKVVLITGAASGLGRCTVDYMLDEGARVLLADVNEQALATALEETSAHETLGVVLDVRDFDACKAAAADAASTWGQLDVLVTSAGIGGGIDFFKDETPEDWKALIDINLLGTMNCCRAASEIMVEQQSGNIVALASEAGKGNEKRMAVYGSTKGAVISLVRGLALELGRYNINVNAVCPGVTDTPMIAYLDEQSRARAAGFYPLGRLGRPQDIAAMITFLASEQASWVTGQAISVSGGFGRS
- a CDS encoding MRP family ATP-binding protein, with the translated sequence MTTNDVREKLAGIKYPGFTRDIVSFGVVKEIDLDDRRLQVRLSIVTRDEEVAGRIVADVERVLEGIEGLPVLDLVVERGQQDGAAAQGHEHGGEQGHSHGHSHGAGAAEAHGPEGIPGVAHVLAVASGKGGVGKSTVAANLALALAARGERVGLLDADIYGPSQHLVMGVSDEDRTGRDEQGHFVPVERHGVKLVSMGLFVGEGDALAWRGPMLTRALKQFIEESAWGELDYLVLDLPPGTGDVQLTLTRGIKLDGGVVVTTPQDVALADVVRGVKMFEQAGTPVLGVVENMALHSCPSCGHETRIFGSDGAEALARSAGLAMLGSVPLDRSLRQSCDSGVPVVVGDPESDTAKIFKSIAAAVVDQLDDGQRSGQANGSGNGS